A portion of the Blautia hansenii DSM 20583 genome contains these proteins:
- a CDS encoding AAA family ATPase, whose product MKIAVTGKGGVGKTTFAATLARLYAEEGKHVLAADVDPDANLGLALGFDEETLDSIIPITKMRKLIEERTGSGEDNQFYKLNPQVSDIPDTYSKMVNGVRLLVLGTVETGGGGCVCPEHVMLRRIINNLVLHRDDVVILDMEAGLEHLGRGTTESMDQFIVVIEPGARSVQTYKNVKRLAEDLGVKQVRVVANKVRNAEDEEFVRSKIPAEDLLGFIHYNTEVIDADRQGKSPFDFSNTVKEEITKIKTIIDKGL is encoded by the coding sequence ATGAAAATTGCAGTTACAGGAAAAGGCGGCGTAGGAAAAACTACGTTTGCAGCAACCCTTGCACGTTTATATGCAGAAGAAGGAAAACATGTGCTGGCGGCAGATGTAGACCCTGATGCAAACTTGGGATTAGCCCTTGGCTTTGATGAGGAAACTCTGGATTCTATTATCCCCATCACAAAAATGAGAAAGTTAATAGAAGAAAGAACAGGTTCAGGAGAGGATAATCAGTTTTATAAACTAAATCCGCAGGTAAGTGATATTCCTGATACATATTCCAAAATGGTAAATGGTGTAAGGCTGTTGGTTTTAGGTACTGTAGAAACCGGCGGAGGCGGCTGTGTTTGTCCTGAACATGTAATGCTCAGAAGGATTATCAATAATTTGGTGCTTCATCGTGACGATGTAGTTATTCTGGATATGGAAGCAGGATTAGAACATCTTGGCAGAGGGACTACAGAGTCAATGGATCAGTTTATTGTAGTAATTGAACCAGGTGCAAGAAGTGTTCAGACATATAAGAATGTAAAACGTCTTGCAGAAGATCTTGGTGTTAAACAGGTTCGTGTTGTTGCCAATAAGGTTCGAAATGCAGAGGATGAGGAATTTGTAAGAAGTAAAATTCCGGCTGAAGACCTTCTGGGTTTCATTCACTATAACACAGAAGTTATCGATGCTGATCGTCAAGGAAAATCACCTTTTGACTTCAGCAATACAGTAAAAGAAGAAATCACAAAAATCAAGACCATAATCGATAAGGGATTATGA
- the cooS gene encoding anaerobic carbon-monoxide dehydrogenase catalytic subunit, whose protein sequence is MSEFRLTTVEEFEAATARLLETGAKVGADSWQARVKNQTPHCKFGEEGICCRICTMGPCRITKKAPRGICGCDVHGIVGRNYLKFTAGGAATHSDHGREICHTLYEASADGCYKVKDPEKLIRIANEWGMETEGKDIYELAHEVALEGLMEYGKPFGTQRFLKRAPESQQKLWEENELAPHAIDREVSRSLHMAHMGCSSKPEALVKQSIRAGLSDGWGGSMMGTEFSDILFGTPKPIETEANLGVMVEENVNIVVHGHDPSLSEMICEVADSPEMIAYAKEQGAKGITISGVCCTSNEVAMRRGIPMAGNFLQQENVVLTGACEAIVVDVQCIFPALGPLSKCFHTKFITTSPIAQMPDSEFVRFDAHTALEKATQIVKMAIENFKNRKPELVHIPQMKQKATVGYSTEAIVKVLDGVTNSQVDETGTTKPLLQCITSGVLRGAVAMVGCNNPKVRPDLAHIELMKKLVANDIIIIASGCSAQAAAKAGLMDKRAKDICGDGLKRVCELADIPPVLHMGSCVDISRMLVLAATLAKDSGLRISQLPVVGCAPEWMSEKAVSIGNYVIGSGLDTYLGVDPYASGSSEMLEILTNGTREWCEAAFTVEKDIDKLGDLMIERIEEKRAALGI, encoded by the coding sequence ATGAGTGAATTCAGATTAACAACAGTAGAAGAATTTGAAGCTGCTACTGCGAGACTTCTGGAAACAGGCGCTAAAGTAGGCGCTGATTCCTGGCAGGCTCGTGTAAAAAATCAGACACCACATTGTAAATTTGGAGAAGAAGGTATTTGCTGCCGTATCTGTACAATGGGTCCATGCCGTATTACAAAGAAGGCACCAAGAGGTATTTGCGGTTGTGACGTACATGGTATTGTAGGTCGTAATTACTTAAAATTTACAGCAGGCGGAGCTGCTACACACTCTGACCATGGCCGTGAAATTTGTCATACTTTATATGAAGCATCAGCAGATGGATGCTATAAAGTAAAAGATCCTGAAAAACTGATTCGCATTGCAAATGAATGGGGAATGGAAACAGAAGGAAAAGATATTTATGAATTGGCACATGAAGTTGCATTAGAAGGTTTAATGGAATATGGTAAACCATTCGGAACTCAGAGATTTTTAAAGAGAGCTCCTGAATCACAGCAGAAGCTGTGGGAAGAAAATGAATTAGCACCTCATGCTATTGACAGAGAAGTTTCCCGTTCTCTTCACATGGCTCACATGGGATGTTCTTCTAAGCCGGAAGCTTTAGTAAAACAGTCTATTAGAGCTGGTTTAAGTGATGGTTGGGGCGGCTCCATGATGGGTACAGAATTCTCCGATATCTTATTTGGTACTCCAAAGCCAATTGAAACAGAAGCAAACTTAGGTGTTATGGTAGAGGAAAACGTAAATATCGTTGTACACGGTCATGACCCAAGTCTTTCTGAGATGATTTGTGAGGTTGCTGACAGCCCAGAAATGATTGCTTATGCAAAAGAACAGGGCGCAAAAGGTATTACAATTTCCGGTGTATGCTGTACATCTAATGAAGTTGCAATGCGCCGTGGTATTCCGATGGCTGGTAACTTCTTACAGCAGGAAAACGTTGTATTAACAGGTGCTTGTGAAGCAATCGTTGTAGACGTACAGTGTATTTTCCCAGCATTAGGACCTTTAAGCAAATGTTTCCATACAAAATTCATCACAACATCTCCAATTGCTCAGATGCCTGATTCTGAATTTGTTCGTTTTGATGCTCATACAGCATTAGAAAAAGCAACACAGATTGTTAAAATGGCGATTGAAAACTTCAAAAACAGAAAACCTGAATTAGTTCATATCCCACAGATGAAACAGAAAGCAACTGTAGGTTATTCTACAGAAGCAATCGTTAAAGTTCTGGATGGTGTTACAAACTCACAGGTTGATGAAACAGGTACAACAAAACCATTATTACAGTGTATTACATCTGGTGTACTTCGTGGTGCAGTTGCTATGGTTGGATGTAATAATCCAAAAGTTCGTCCTGACCTTGCTCATATCGAATTAATGAAAAAATTAGTTGCAAATGATATCATCATTATTGCTTCCGGATGTTCTGCTCAGGCTGCTGCAAAAGCAGGTCTTATGGACAAGAGAGCAAAAGATATCTGCGGTGATGGTCTGAAGAGAGTTTGTGAGCTGGCTGATATTCCTCCAGTACTTCACATGGGCTCTTGTGTTGATATCTCCCGTATGCTGGTTCTGGCTGCAACCCTTGCAAAAGATTCCGGACTTCGTATTTCACAGCTTCCAGTTGTTGGATGTGCTCCAGAATGGATGTCAGAAAAAGCAGTATCTATCGGTAACTATGTAATTGGTTCCGGACTTGATACATACCTGGGTGTTGATCCTTATGCTTCAGGTTCCAGTGAAATGCTTGAAATCCTTACAAATGGTACAAGAGAATGGTGTGAAGCAGCATTTACTGTAGAAAAAGACATCGACAAATTGGGCGATTTAATGATTGAAAGAATTGAAGAAAAGAGAGCTGCTCTTGGTATCTAA
- a CDS encoding AAA family ATPase: MAHVIAVAGKGGVGKTTLTGLIIQYLGEKGKGPILAVDADANSNLNEVLGVKVDATLGDVREEVARSEMAKDNPIPAGMTKADYMEFKFDDALVEDDDFDLLVMGRTQGKGCYCFVNGLLQAQLQRLEKNYPYIIVDNEAGMEHISRGVLPSMQTAILVSDCSRRGVQAVGRIAKLIEECDMHPRQIGLIINRAPGGVLNEGTKQEIENQGLHLLGVVPQDETVFDYDCEGKPTINLPEDSPVKKAIREIVDKLDI, translated from the coding sequence ATGGCGCATGTAATTGCAGTTGCCGGAAAAGGCGGCGTAGGTAAGACAACACTGACAGGACTTATTATTCAGTATCTGGGCGAAAAGGGCAAAGGTCCTATTCTTGCAGTAGATGCAGATGCAAATTCAAATTTAAATGAAGTGCTTGGTGTAAAAGTAGACGCAACCCTCGGTGATGTCCGTGAAGAAGTTGCCCGTTCTGAAATGGCAAAGGATAATCCTATTCCTGCCGGTATGACTAAGGCGGATTATATGGAATTTAAGTTTGATGATGCGTTGGTAGAAGATGATGATTTTGATTTGCTGGTAATGGGCCGTACTCAGGGGAAAGGCTGTTATTGTTTTGTAAACGGTCTTTTGCAGGCGCAGCTTCAGCGATTAGAAAAAAATTATCCATACATTATCGTAGATAATGAAGCAGGTATGGAACACATCAGCAGAGGTGTGCTTCCAAGCATGCAGACAGCAATTCTGGTCAGCGACTGTTCCCGTAGAGGTGTGCAGGCGGTAGGAAGAATTGCAAAACTGATTGAGGAATGTGATATGCACCCTCGTCAGATTGGATTGATTATTAACCGTGCACCCGGCGGCGTACTCAATGAGGGTACAAAGCAGGAAATTGAAAATCAGGGACTTCATCTTCTGGGGGTTGTACCTCAGGACGAGACTGTTTTTGATTATGATTGTGAAGGGAAACCTACAATCAATCTTCCGGAAGACTCTCCGGTAAAAAAAGCTATACGGGAAATAGTCGATAAGTTAGATATTTAA
- a CDS encoding methylenetetrahydrofolate reductase, with product MKLSDAMREKMLLSFELFPPKTDKGMENLPGTIEHLCKYKPEYISCTYGAGGTNVGKNMDVCKMIKDAGTIPVTHFTCIGNTAEGIKDQLQNYLDNGVDHMLALRGDLPFGWTGTGGDFAYATDLVAYVRKEFGDKIEIAVAGSPEGHISCRSLEADIAVLKQKQDNGADYIMTQLCWDMEQFKYWLDAIRCAGITMPVDVGIMPILDQAATINMALSRNACVMPRELCEIISKNWIFPNPFVQDPFDADVEGKKARFKEAGIEYTIRQIDEYRACGIDGIHLYALNKWKDVSEIIDRSGLRTLV from the coding sequence ATGAAATTATCAGATGCAATGAGAGAGAAAATGCTCCTTTCTTTTGAGCTTTTTCCACCAAAAACAGACAAAGGTATGGAAAATCTTCCGGGAACAATCGAACATTTATGTAAGTACAAACCAGAATATATTTCCTGTACATACGGTGCCGGCGGAACAAACGTTGGTAAAAACATGGACGTATGTAAAATGATTAAAGATGCAGGAACAATCCCTGTTACACATTTTACATGTATTGGAAATACAGCAGAAGGTATTAAAGACCAGCTTCAGAATTATCTGGACAACGGTGTAGACCATATGCTGGCTCTGCGTGGCGACCTTCCGTTCGGATGGACAGGAACAGGCGGAGATTTCGCTTATGCAACAGATTTGGTTGCTTATGTTCGTAAAGAATTCGGCGATAAAATCGAAATCGCAGTTGCAGGTTCTCCTGAAGGGCATATTTCCTGCCGCAGCTTAGAAGCTGATATCGCAGTTCTGAAACAGAAACAGGACAACGGTGCTGACTACATCATGACTCAGTTATGCTGGGATATGGAACAGTTTAAATACTGGTTAGACGCAATCCGTTGCGCAGGTATCACAATGCCGGTTGACGTAGGTATCATGCCAATCTTAGATCAGGCTGCTACAATCAATATGGCTCTGTCACGTAACGCATGTGTAATGCCACGTGAACTTTGCGAAATCATCTCCAAAAATTGGATCTTCCCAAATCCATTTGTACAGGATCCATTTGATGCAGATGTAGAAGGTAAAAAAGCAAGATTTAAAGAAGCTGGTATTGAATATACAATCAGACAGATTGATGAATACCGTGCTTGCGGTATTGATGGTATCCATCTGTACGCATTGAACAAATGGAAAGATGTATCTGAAATCATCGACCGTTCCGGACTTCGTACATTAGTATAA
- a CDS encoding CooT family nickel-binding protein, which yields MCLATVQKESDNTVICKMVSRIDVEGENVILRDIMGEKTVIKGKILMVDLANSLVKLDCE from the coding sequence ATGTGTCTTGCAACTGTTCAAAAAGAAAGTGACAACACGGTTATCTGTAAAATGGTAAGCCGTATTGATGTAGAAGGAGAAAATGTTATTCTTCGTGACATCATGGGTGAAAAAACAGTGATTAAAGGGAAAATCCTTATGGTGGATTTAGCAAACAGCCTTGTAAAGCTGGATTGCGAATAA
- a CDS encoding aldo/keto reductase, whose protein sequence is MSFGNHIIHLNDTKEMPLLGLGTYKTTDDNQLKQEILEAFSCGYHLIDTASFYKNEEGIGKSIKALSIPRSELFITTKLWNTAQRIGNIEDSFYRSLERLGLEYLDLYLIHWPVPGCFCNTWHVLEKLQASGVVKSIGVSNFSVHDLELLKECSDIVPAVNQVELHPLFQTPELVSYCQSSGIALQAYAPLARGAYMNSPLMLEIGNRHQKTPAQIGLRWLVQQNISVIPKAGQKNHLEENSKIFDFSLTPEEMSAISAMNTGQRITGIPEDMMP, encoded by the coding sequence ATGTCTTTCGGCAATCATATTATTCATTTAAACGACACAAAAGAGATGCCTCTCTTAGGACTTGGCACATATAAAACAACAGATGACAATCAACTAAAACAAGAAATTCTGGAAGCATTTTCCTGTGGCTACCACCTGATTGATACGGCTTCTTTTTATAAAAACGAGGAAGGCATCGGAAAATCCATAAAAGCCCTTTCCATTCCGCGAAGTGAATTATTTATCACCACAAAATTATGGAATACGGCACAGCGCATCGGAAATATTGAAGACAGCTTTTATCGCAGTCTGGAGCGTCTGGGACTAGAATATCTGGATTTGTATCTTATCCATTGGCCTGTGCCCGGCTGCTTCTGCAACACTTGGCACGTCTTAGAAAAATTACAGGCTTCCGGTGTTGTTAAATCCATCGGTGTTTCCAATTTTTCTGTACATGATTTAGAACTTTTAAAGGAATGTTCCGATATTGTTCCTGCCGTTAATCAGGTAGAACTGCATCCGCTTTTCCAAACTCCTGAGCTTGTTTCCTACTGTCAAAGCAGCGGCATCGCCTTACAGGCTTATGCTCCCCTTGCCAGAGGGGCTTATATGAACAGTCCGCTTATGCTGGAAATCGGAAACCGACATCAGAAAACACCTGCGCAAATCGGTCTTCGCTGGCTTGTACAGCAGAATATTTCTGTCATCCCAAAAGCAGGCCAGAAAAATCATTTAGAAGAAAACAGCAAAATCTTCGACTTTTCTCTGACACCGGAGGAAATGTCCGCCATTTCTGCTATGAATACCGGACAACGTATCACAGGCATTCCCGAAGATATGATGCCTTGA